Genomic segment of Geminocystis herdmanii PCC 6308:
AATAATGAACGATCGAGGATAAGATATAAAAGAAGGTAAAGATTTAATTTCTGCTAATGCTACCCCAGAGGCGATCGAAAGTGCTGGATATATGGGCATAATATACCATGGGAGTTTTGTACCCATAACAGAAACGGCGATTAAATAACTAAAACTCCACACTAAAATAAATTTTGCCCAACTCCAATTCCGATTTTGCCATGCGATGACGATACCTACTATGGAGATAAAAATCCAAGGGTGAGGGTATTTTAATAACTCGATCGCATAATACCAGATTGCGCCTCGATGACCTTCCACGGCGGTAAAAACTCGATCGAGGGATTGATCTTTGACGGAAGTATTGATAAACTGCCCACCATAATGGAGATATTGTGCCGTTTGCCAACCAATAACTGGTAACAAGCCTAAAAAGAATCCTAACCACAGATACACAGAAGAAATTAAACGGGGAGTATCCCACATTAAAAATAAGAGTACGATCGAGCCTAACAAAAATCCTAGCATCCATCCTTTACTCAGACAAATCAAACCAAAAGCAATTCCAGCAGGTAACGCCCATCTTAAATCCCTTCTTGCCTTTAAGACGAATAATATCATCAAAATTTGAAAACATAATACCGCACCATCTAGCATCGCTAATCTTCCATGACGAACTACTGGCATAGTGGTAAGGTAAACTAAAGCTGAGAAAAAGGCATAATAACGAGGTAAAAATAACTCTCTGGCTACCCCATAAAGCAAAGGCACAGATAAAGCCGTCAAGGAAGCGCCCACAATACGAGTAGAAAATTCATTGATACCGAAAAAAGTATAAACTAACGCCGTCAAACTATGAATCAGAGGAGGTTTATTCAAATAAGCCTCACCCCAAATGGTAGGAAAAAGCCATCGCCAATCATCAAATCTTGACTGTGAAATTTCCTTCGCCACTTGAGCAAAAGTGCCTTCATCCCAATCTCTCAAAGGCAGATTACCTAAATGAAAAGTATATAAAATGATCGCTAAAATAAAAAGACTAAAAAAAGTTAAAAATTCCCACCATCGATCGTTTGATTTAGTATAATAACGGGAGATTTCATCGGTGGAAGTAGAGCGATTCATAGTGTAATAATTGAGAAGATAAAAGGTAGAAGTTTGAATACTTAATTGATTAATGAGTTAACATATATTCTAACCTCAGTTCGATCGAAAATTAATCGATTAGAGAGTATCGAAAGAGGAAAAAACAGGTGGAAAGGTGTACAAATAGGAAAGAGAGTATTGGGAG
This window contains:
- a CDS encoding ArnT family glycosyltransferase, translating into MNRSTSTDEISRYYTKSNDRWWEFLTFFSLFILAIILYTFHLGNLPLRDWDEGTFAQVAKEISQSRFDDWRWLFPTIWGEAYLNKPPLIHSLTALVYTFFGINEFSTRIVGASLTALSVPLLYGVARELFLPRYYAFFSALVYLTTMPVVRHGRLAMLDGAVLCFQILMILFVLKARRDLRWALPAGIAFGLICLSKGWMLGFLLGSIVLLFLMWDTPRLISSVYLWLGFFLGLLPVIGWQTAQYLHYGGQFINTSVKDQSLDRVFTAVEGHRGAIWYYAIELLKYPHPWIFISIVGIVIAWQNRNWSWAKFILVWSFSYLIAVSVMGTKLPWYIMPIYPALSIASGVALAEIKSLPSFISYPRSFIILFGFLSFAVTAGFCYFLLTQPDNQHFLTLLALLAVTFFITTILLLKKDIQFIGVLFWGMYVSLMVFFSSNFWLWELNEAYAVKPIAQIVKQEIPPQEQVYIFFDYDRPSMNFYSERRVIPVNLEKIQELKDTSSYLLINKQNLAQLDLISDKNHYCQKKENLKDVGSIGNCWNYIEIPESPYMLLKPIK